The genome window GAAGGACGCGGCCCTGGAACGCCGCTTCCAGCCGGTGCTGGTGCCCGAGCCGAGCGTGGACGAGACCGTGCAGATCCTCCAGGGCCTGCGCGACCGCTACGAGGCGCACCACCAGGTGCGGTTCACCGACGAGGCGCTGGACGCCGCCGCCGCGCTCTCCGACCGCTACGTCAGCGACCGCTTCCTGCCCGACAAGGCGATCGACCTGCTCGACCAGGCCGGCGCCCGGGTGCGGCTGCGCGACCTCGGGGCCAGCACCGAGGGCCAGCAGGTGAAGGACCGGATCGCCAAGCTCCGCCGGGAGCTCGACGAGGCGGTGGACGAGGAGGAGTTCGGCCGGGCCGCCGAGCTCAAGCAGGACCTGCGGCAGGCCGAGGACGAGCTGGCCGAGGTGGCCGAGCAGCGCGAGGGAGTGGTCAACGTGACCGCCGACGACATCGCCGAGGTGCTCTCCCGGCGCACTGGCATCCCCGTCGCCCAGCTCACCGAGACCGAGCGCAGCCGGCTGCTCAAGCTGGAGGACACCCTCCACCAGAAGGTGATCGGCCAGGACGAGGCGGTCACCGCCGTCTCCCAGGCGGTCCGCCGCGGCCGGGCCGGGATGGGCGACCCGGACCGCCCGACCGGCTCCTTCCTCTTCCTCGGCCCCACCGGCGTCGGCAAGACCGAGCTGGCCAAGGCGCTGGCCGAACTGCTCTTCGGCGACCCGGACCGGATGATCCGGTTCGACATGAGCGAGTTCCAGGAGAAGCACACCGTCTCCCGGCTGGTCGGCTCGCCGCCCGGCTACGTCGGCTACGAGGAGGCCGGCCAGCTCACCGAGGCGGTGCGCCGCAAGCCGTACAGCGTGCTGCTGCTCGACGAGGTCGAGAAGGCCCACCCGGACGTCTTCAACCTGCTGCTCCAGGTGCTGGACGACGGCCGGCTCACCGACGCCCAGGGACGCACCGTGGACTTCCGCAACACCGTGGTGATCATGACCAGCAACATCGGCTCGCGCCGGATCCTGGACCACCACGGCGACGTGGAATCGATCCGCGGCGACCTGATGAAGGACCTCGGCCGGCAGTTCCGCCCCGAGTTCCTCAACCGGATCGACGAGGTGATCGTCTTCCACGCGCTCACCCGGGCCGACCTGGTGCGGATCGTCGACCTGCTGCTGGCCCGCAGCAGACGCCGCCTCAAGGCCCAGGACGTCGACCTGGAAGTCACCGGCGAGGCCAAGGAGTGGCTGGCCAACCGGGGCTACCAGCCCGAGTTCGGCGCCCGGCCGCTGCGCCGCACGATCCAGGCCGAGCTGGACAACCGGGTCGCCAACCTGCTGCTGGACGGCACCGTGCGGGAGGGCGACACCGTGCTCGCGAGCGTCCAGGACGGCGAACTGACCTGCACCCTGGCCCGCCCGGCGGTGAAGGCGTGACCCGGCGGATCGTGGTCGGCGTGGACGGCTCGCCGGCGGCCGCCGCCGCGCTGCGCTGGGCCGCCCGGCAGGCCGCGATGACCGGGGCGGACGTGCTGGAGGCCGTCAGCGCCTGGGAGATCCCCAGCTACTACGCGCTGGCCGGCACCGTGCCGCCCGCCACCGACGAGGCCAACCCGCAGATGC of Kitasatospora viridis contains these proteins:
- a CDS encoding ATP-dependent Clp protease ATP-binding subunit, whose translation is MTLPSAFGSSDPFSDLFSRFFGMSPHSSPPAVQRVPIGRLLSDSAQELIEAAAQRAAEDGSTDLDTAHLLWAASQVESSRRMLERAGIDPDELADDLRKALPTSVGGVTEDPSLTPAAKRVLLAAHNRSQAAGASYIGPEHLLGALLEQERSGAGTALRGAAPSEGALRRVLDGYGTGGDRSSTGEHPSQTPTLDEYGRDLTVEARAGNLDPVVGRAEEIEQTVEILSRRTKNNPVLIGEPGVGKTAIVEGLAQRIVSGDVPQTLKDRRVVTLDLTGLVAGSKYRGEFEERLKKVIDEVVAAEQSVILFLDELHTVVGAGGGGEGSMDAGNILKPALARGELSVVGATTLDEYRRYVEKDAALERRFQPVLVPEPSVDETVQILQGLRDRYEAHHQVRFTDEALDAAAALSDRYVSDRFLPDKAIDLLDQAGARVRLRDLGASTEGQQVKDRIAKLRRELDEAVDEEEFGRAAELKQDLRQAEDELAEVAEQREGVVNVTADDIAEVLSRRTGIPVAQLTETERSRLLKLEDTLHQKVIGQDEAVTAVSQAVRRGRAGMGDPDRPTGSFLFLGPTGVGKTELAKALAELLFGDPDRMIRFDMSEFQEKHTVSRLVGSPPGYVGYEEAGQLTEAVRRKPYSVLLLDEVEKAHPDVFNLLLQVLDDGRLTDAQGRTVDFRNTVVIMTSNIGSRRILDHHGDVESIRGDLMKDLGRQFRPEFLNRIDEVIVFHALTRADLVRIVDLLLARSRRRLKAQDVDLEVTGEAKEWLANRGYQPEFGARPLRRTIQAELDNRVANLLLDGTVREGDTVLASVQDGELTCTLARPAVKA